One stretch of Candidatus Baltobacteraceae bacterium DNA includes these proteins:
- a CDS encoding formyltransferase family protein, with product MSANDPSREFVNLLVDLDERFSEHATQNAFARVRERGYNMIDAPTVGERYLSWIDLVFNGSWSSEVATGSATIMTHDGDDAPVGFAAYGAHGLRFYWLREWQNRPDVGFFGPVGIMQAHQRERLQPELISIALGKMRELGYRHALIGAVTEPLYDLFERATGGKVVGRVSMDRDLRSLRTTVMASGNGTNFQAVVDALPEGLGIDVEALVVNRSDAFAIERAKKAEIPVHVHMWDRKATSRERYDAELIEVIERTKPELILMLGWMHLVSPDFFTRLPQALNIHPAFLPHDVSAEEITMPDGAVIPAFRGAHAIRDALQAKSPWYGATAHYVTHDVDRGAVLMRAPLPLVEEDEATALAALHPFEHKILLGAIRRIFAER from the coding sequence GTGAGCGCTAACGACCCCTCCCGCGAGTTCGTCAATCTCTTAGTCGACCTCGACGAGCGTTTCTCCGAACACGCAACTCAAAACGCGTTCGCGCGCGTGCGCGAACGCGGTTACAACATGATCGACGCGCCAACGGTCGGCGAGCGATACCTTTCGTGGATCGATCTGGTGTTCAACGGATCGTGGTCGAGCGAGGTCGCCACCGGATCTGCGACGATCATGACGCACGACGGCGACGACGCGCCTGTGGGTTTTGCAGCATATGGTGCGCACGGCCTACGATTCTATTGGTTGCGCGAATGGCAGAATCGTCCCGACGTCGGGTTTTTCGGTCCGGTCGGGATCATGCAAGCGCACCAGCGCGAGCGGCTGCAACCGGAGCTGATCTCAATCGCGCTCGGAAAAATGCGCGAGCTTGGTTATCGCCACGCGTTGATCGGCGCCGTTACCGAGCCGCTCTACGATCTCTTCGAGAGAGCCACCGGCGGGAAAGTCGTCGGGCGTGTCTCGATGGACCGCGATTTGCGTAGCCTGCGAACGACCGTTATGGCGTCGGGCAACGGCACGAATTTCCAAGCCGTGGTCGATGCACTTCCCGAAGGTCTCGGCATCGATGTTGAAGCGCTCGTCGTCAATCGTTCCGACGCGTTTGCGATCGAACGCGCGAAGAAGGCGGAGATTCCGGTTCACGTGCACATGTGGGACCGCAAGGCGACCTCTCGCGAGCGCTACGACGCCGAATTGATCGAGGTCATCGAGCGAACGAAGCCCGAATTGATTTTGATGCTTGGATGGATGCATCTGGTCTCACCAGATTTCTTTACGCGCTTACCGCAAGCGCTCAACATTCATCCCGCGTTCCTGCCGCACGACGTGAGCGCAGAAGAAATTACGATGCCCGATGGTGCCGTCATTCCGGCGTTTCGCGGCGCTCATGCGATTCGCGACGCCCTGCAGGCGAAGTCTCCTTGGTACGGTGCAACCGCGCATTACGTGACGCACGACGTGGATCGCGGCGCAGTTCTGATGCGTGCACCGCTGCCGCTCGTCGAAGAGGACGAAGCAACCGCACTTGCGGCACTGCATCCCTTCGAGCACAAGATTCTCCTTGGCGCTATTCGACGGATCTTCGCGGAAAGATAA
- the tsaD gene encoding tRNA (adenosine(37)-N6)-threonylcarbamoyltransferase complex transferase subunit TsaD — protein MLLLGIETSCDDTATAVVRDGTAVLSNVSTNQDEFHARYGGIVPEIASRRHTALLSAAIEDALDRAKTSLADLDGIAVTAGPGLIGSLAVGVAAAKALAFGIDKPLYGVNHLHGHIFAAFLDDGIAPRYPFLALLVSGGHSQLVAVESPLEMRILGKTRDDAAGEAFDKTARLLGLPYPGGPQLDALARDGDPNAIRFPRHRPDPGTLDLSFSGLKTSVRYFLESERGKGARPADVAASFQAAVVDILIDRLDRVISQERFELAVLSGGVAANSALQRAFRAWGERNGVPTVVPPLRYCTDNAAMIAAAADRQGAAVRSDPETLGADPNLPFIFPRRSVE, from the coding sequence ATGCTGCTGCTCGGGATCGAAACGTCGTGCGACGATACGGCGACGGCAGTCGTCCGCGACGGGACGGCCGTGCTCTCAAACGTCTCCACGAATCAGGACGAATTTCACGCGCGTTATGGCGGGATCGTCCCCGAGATTGCAAGCCGCCGGCACACCGCGCTTCTTTCGGCCGCAATTGAAGACGCGCTGGATCGCGCGAAGACGTCGCTCGCCGACCTCGACGGAATAGCGGTAACCGCCGGGCCTGGCTTGATCGGAAGCCTGGCCGTCGGCGTTGCCGCTGCCAAAGCGCTCGCATTCGGAATCGACAAGCCGCTCTACGGCGTCAACCATTTGCACGGCCACATCTTCGCAGCGTTTCTCGATGACGGCATCGCGCCGCGCTATCCATTTCTCGCTCTGCTCGTCTCGGGCGGCCACTCGCAGCTCGTTGCGGTCGAGAGTCCGCTCGAAATGCGCATTCTCGGCAAGACGCGGGACGACGCCGCGGGTGAGGCCTTCGACAAAACCGCGCGGCTGCTCGGACTTCCGTATCCCGGCGGCCCGCAGCTCGACGCGCTCGCGCGCGACGGCGATCCGAACGCGATTCGCTTTCCACGGCATCGCCCCGATCCGGGGACGCTCGATCTCTCGTTTTCGGGATTGAAGACGTCGGTGCGCTACTTTCTGGAATCGGAGCGCGGGAAAGGCGCGCGACCCGCCGACGTCGCAGCGTCGTTTCAAGCCGCCGTCGTCGACATCTTGATCGATCGCCTGGATCGTGTCATCTCGCAGGAACGTTTCGAGCTTGCCGTACTGTCCGGCGGCGTCGCGGCGAACTCCGCGTTGCAGCGCGCGTTCCGAGCGTGGGGCGAACGCAACGGCGTCCCAACCGTCGTTCCGCCGCTGCGTTACTGCACCGACAATGCGGCCATGATTGCAGCCGCCGCAGATCGCCAGGGCGCCGCCGTGCGCAGCGATCCTGAAACGCTCGGCGCAGATCCGAATCTTCCGTTTATCTTTCCGCGAAGATCCGTCGAATAG
- the sixA gene encoding phosphohistidine phosphatase SixA: MRLYFLRHGQAGEREDWHGDDFDRPLTTDGIKRMEREADTMAELDLEVEAIVTSPLVRARQTGEIVAKRLKLRKSLVEDENLGLEFNVQRLLQILEHYPKAAAIMLVGHDPSMSRTIGQLIGGARIDFKKGALAYVEIIDASAPAAELVWLIPPRVLSR, translated from the coding sequence ATGAGACTCTACTTCCTGCGGCACGGTCAAGCCGGTGAGCGGGAGGATTGGCACGGAGACGATTTCGACCGGCCGCTCACGACCGACGGCATCAAACGAATGGAACGTGAAGCAGACACCATGGCTGAGCTCGACTTAGAGGTCGAAGCTATCGTCACGAGCCCGCTCGTTCGCGCGCGACAAACCGGCGAGATCGTTGCCAAGCGTCTGAAGCTGCGCAAGAGCCTCGTTGAAGACGAGAATCTTGGGCTCGAGTTCAACGTGCAGCGTCTCTTGCAAATCTTGGAGCACTATCCGAAAGCCGCTGCGATCATGCTCGTTGGACACGACCCGAGCATGAGCCGCACGATCGGTCAGCTCATCGGCGGCGCCCGGATCGATTTCAAGAAGGGTGCACTTGCATACGTCGAGATCATCGACGCGAGCGCGCCTGCAGCCGAGCTTGTCTGGCTGATCCCTCCGCGCGTTCTTTCGCGCTAA
- a CDS encoding 4a-hydroxytetrahydrobiopterin dehydratase has product MRRSQPTRRQSTWAPYESRSQSCWPAYRTQVACPRQGIGRPPRAVRFSRGTMEPALTQKTCTPCRGGVQPLGHDEAERLRAQAPDWALLDDSHRIERTFRFENFVQSLAFVNKIGELAEREGHHPDITFGWGYATVSLYTHKIKGLHENDFIMAVKIDGLA; this is encoded by the coding sequence ATGCGACGCTCTCAACCCACTCGCCGCCAATCAACATGGGCACCATACGAATCCCGGTCTCAATCATGTTGGCCAGCATACCGTACGCAGGTGGCCTGTCCCCGCCAAGGGATAGGACGCCCCCCCAGAGCAGTACGGTTTTCAAGAGGAACTATGGAACCGGCTCTGACCCAGAAAACGTGCACCCCTTGTCGGGGCGGCGTGCAACCACTCGGTCACGACGAAGCAGAACGATTGCGCGCACAAGCACCAGACTGGGCGCTCCTCGACGATAGTCATCGGATCGAGCGTACATTTCGTTTCGAAAACTTCGTCCAATCTCTAGCGTTCGTCAACAAGATCGGCGAGCTCGCGGAACGCGAGGGTCATCATCCCGACATAACCTTCGGCTGGGGTTATGCGACCGTATCGTTGTACACGCACAAGATCAAGGGATTGCATGAGAACGATTTCATCATGGCCGTGAAGATCGACGGCCTCGCATGA
- a CDS encoding aldehyde dehydrogenase family protein, translating to MIETGIRMVPMLIGGEWVESVASEMIEVENPAKKEPIARVPRGRAADVDRAVRAARAAFPAWKKTAARERGRLLLTIAEKFDARAEEIGRVIALETGNALRTQSRPEAKNSADLFRYFGGLCSELKGETIPLTDEMLCYTRREPYGVVGAIIPWNSPVILGSMKLAMAIGAGNTIVLKAAEDAPLAMLEVAKICDEVLPKGVVNVITGIGAEAGAPLAQHPDVDKLSFTGSTVVGKSIMRAASDRIVPVSLELGGKSPNIVFADADEAVVVEGVITAMRFTRQGQSCTAGSRLFLHESIFDSFLEKLTAKVRTLKVGDPLAEETDMGSIINRKQFDKVCAYIQDGLNQKEAKLLTGGKPPSDGPLSQGYFVEPTIFGHAQNEWRIAREEIFGPVLVAIPWRTEDDVVRMANDSHYGLAGFVWTHDVGKGLRTCHAIDSGFVQLNQGFGQFAGQPYGGFKESGIGKEFALDGMLHSFTRSKTVTVSLKL from the coding sequence ATGATTGAGACCGGGATTCGTATGGTGCCCATGTTGATTGGCGGCGAGTGGGTTGAGAGCGTCGCATCAGAGATGATCGAGGTTGAAAACCCCGCAAAGAAAGAGCCGATTGCGCGCGTCCCACGGGGTCGGGCAGCCGACGTCGACCGCGCTGTGCGCGCTGCTCGCGCCGCTTTCCCCGCATGGAAGAAGACCGCCGCACGCGAGCGCGGACGCCTGTTGCTCACGATCGCCGAGAAATTCGACGCACGCGCCGAAGAAATCGGGCGCGTCATCGCACTCGAGACCGGTAATGCGTTGCGTACCCAATCACGCCCCGAGGCAAAAAATTCCGCGGATCTCTTCCGGTATTTTGGCGGCCTGTGCAGCGAGCTCAAGGGCGAGACGATTCCGCTCACCGATGAGATGTTGTGCTACACCCGTCGCGAGCCGTACGGTGTCGTCGGTGCGATCATCCCGTGGAACTCGCCGGTCATTCTTGGATCGATGAAGCTCGCGATGGCGATCGGCGCCGGTAACACGATCGTGCTCAAGGCTGCAGAAGACGCGCCGCTCGCGATGCTCGAGGTCGCGAAAATCTGCGATGAAGTCTTGCCGAAGGGCGTCGTCAACGTCATCACCGGCATCGGTGCAGAAGCAGGCGCGCCGCTCGCGCAGCATCCGGACGTAGACAAACTGTCGTTCACGGGCTCGACGGTAGTCGGTAAATCGATCATGCGCGCCGCGAGCGATCGGATCGTGCCGGTTTCGCTCGAGCTCGGCGGCAAGAGCCCGAACATCGTCTTTGCGGACGCGGATGAAGCTGTCGTCGTCGAGGGCGTCATAACCGCGATGCGTTTTACGCGTCAAGGCCAGTCATGCACGGCGGGTTCGCGGCTCTTTCTTCACGAGTCGATCTTCGATTCGTTCTTGGAGAAGCTGACCGCGAAAGTACGCACGCTTAAAGTCGGCGATCCGCTTGCGGAAGAAACCGACATGGGTTCGATCATCAATCGCAAGCAGTTCGACAAGGTCTGCGCATACATCCAAGATGGCTTGAATCAAAAGGAAGCAAAACTGCTCACCGGTGGGAAGCCGCCGTCAGACGGGCCGCTCTCACAAGGCTATTTCGTCGAGCCCACGATTTTCGGACACGCACAGAACGAGTGGCGGATCGCGCGCGAGGAAATCTTCGGGCCGGTGCTCGTCGCGATTCCGTGGCGCACCGAAGACGACGTCGTTCGGATGGCAAACGACAGCCACTACGGCCTCGCAGGCTTCGTTTGGACGCACGACGTGGGAAAAGGTCTGCGGACCTGCCACGCCATCGATTCCGGCTTCGTCCAGCTCAATCAGGGCTTCGGCCAGTTTGCGGGCCAGCCGTATGGGGGCTTCAAGGAGAGCGGGATAGGCAAGGAATTCGCCTTGGACGGGATGCTGCACAGCTTCACCCGGTCGAAAACCGTCACCGTAAGTTTGAAACTCTAG
- the thrS gene encoding threonine--tRNA ligase, producing the protein MIASERAEDLQKLRHTAAHVLAYAVQDLFPEAKPTIGPAIENGFYYDFDRKEPFTPADLERLEVRMREIVTANYEMTGREVSRAGAIEHFKSNPYKVELASDIPEGEPITLYTIGEFTDLCRGGHAHRTGEIRALKLLSVAGAYWHGDEHKPQLQRIYGTAFPEQSELDAYVEFLAEAERRDHRKLGRDLGLFSLEEDAGGGLVFWHPNGTIVRGIVENFIREGLRERGYKPVVTPHIVHEKLYEISGHLENFSASMFGPIEVEGQRFRLKPMNCPGHILIYRSELHSYRDLPLRFSEFGTVYRFERSGTLHGLTRVRGFTQDDAHLFCTPEQLQYEFEQTVEEALRLMRAFNFDDFEYFLSTREQRGETDEIAEAAIRAALEKYNLPYQVDEGGGAFYGPKLDINLHDAIGRKWQLGTVQVDFVLPERFDLKYRGNDGKDHRPVMIHRALAGSMERFFGVLIEHFGGAFPVWLAPVQAIIVPVSDQQLDYAYEIRDQLRERGFRVEADSSNEKLGYKIRHWKMQKLPYIIVVGKSELADRTVSVNERGLPDGEKRAPIPVAAFADELTTRVNQKN; encoded by the coding sequence ATGATAGCATCGGAACGCGCGGAAGATCTTCAAAAGCTGCGGCACACGGCGGCGCACGTACTCGCGTACGCCGTACAAGATCTCTTTCCGGAAGCAAAGCCAACGATCGGACCCGCGATCGAAAACGGCTTCTACTACGACTTCGATCGTAAGGAGCCGTTCACACCGGCCGATCTCGAACGGCTCGAAGTCCGCATGCGCGAGATCGTCACCGCCAACTACGAGATGACGGGCCGTGAAGTGTCGCGCGCCGGCGCGATCGAGCACTTCAAGAGCAACCCGTACAAAGTCGAGCTTGCAAGCGACATCCCGGAAGGCGAGCCAATCACGCTCTACACGATCGGCGAGTTCACCGATCTGTGCCGCGGCGGACACGCGCATCGCACGGGTGAGATTCGCGCGCTCAAACTGCTGAGCGTCGCAGGCGCCTACTGGCATGGCGACGAGCACAAGCCGCAACTGCAGCGCATCTACGGCACGGCATTTCCGGAACAATCCGAGCTCGATGCATATGTCGAGTTTCTCGCCGAAGCCGAACGCCGCGATCACCGCAAACTCGGCCGCGACCTCGGTCTCTTTTCCCTTGAAGAGGACGCCGGCGGTGGCCTTGTCTTCTGGCATCCGAACGGCACGATCGTCCGCGGCATCGTCGAGAACTTCATCCGCGAAGGCCTTCGCGAGCGCGGCTACAAGCCGGTCGTCACCCCGCATATCGTCCACGAGAAGCTCTACGAGATCTCAGGACACCTCGAAAACTTCTCTGCATCGATGTTCGGGCCGATTGAAGTCGAGGGGCAACGCTTCCGCCTCAAGCCGATGAACTGTCCCGGCCATATTCTCATCTATCGCAGCGAGCTGCACTCGTATCGCGACCTCCCGCTGCGTTTCTCGGAATTCGGCACGGTTTATCGTTTCGAGCGCAGCGGCACGCTGCACGGACTAACGCGCGTGCGCGGTTTCACGCAAGACGACGCGCATCTTTTCTGCACGCCCGAGCAGTTGCAGTACGAATTCGAACAAACCGTCGAAGAGGCGCTGCGCCTGATGCGAGCGTTCAATTTCGATGACTTCGAATATTTTCTCTCGACCCGCGAACAGCGCGGCGAGACGGACGAGATCGCCGAGGCTGCGATCCGTGCCGCACTCGAGAAGTACAATCTGCCATATCAAGTCGATGAAGGCGGCGGTGCATTCTACGGACCGAAGCTCGACATCAACCTGCACGATGCAATCGGGCGCAAGTGGCAGCTCGGAACCGTGCAAGTCGATTTCGTGCTGCCCGAACGCTTCGATCTAAAGTATCGCGGCAACGACGGCAAAGATCATCGCCCGGTTATGATCCATCGCGCGCTCGCGGGATCGATGGAACGCTTCTTCGGCGTGCTCATCGAGCATTTCGGCGGAGCATTTCCCGTCTGGCTCGCGCCGGTTCAAGCCATCATCGTTCCGGTCAGCGATCAACAGCTCGATTACGCGTACGAGATTCGCGATCAATTACGCGAGCGCGGCTTCCGTGTCGAGGCCGATTCATCAAATGAAAAGCTTGGCTACAAGATCCGGCACTGGAAGATGCAAAAGTTGCCGTACATCATCGTTGTCGGAAAGAGCGAGCTTGCAGATCGTACCGTCAGCGTCAACGAACGCGGATTGCCCGACGGCGAAAAGCGCGCGCCCATACCGGTCGCGGCTTTCGCCGACGAGCTAACTACCCGCGTTAACCAGAAGAACTAA
- a CDS encoding LanC-like protein, producing the protein MKPLTLWSPNRHEPVSTTPWNESAALDAARTIAREAIDAFSEAELWPAHPDDFEDSGADLGPLTSLYNGAAGVIMGLAALHYTGAVDFDLGLAATTTYRCAKAELDHNPFARGSYMIGIAGPALVAAVYAGDDGAAETFYEDAANNVDPEARELFAGSPGHLHAVRFLYERTGDERWRKLASRIAADLLSDLELFPDDCRLWVQHIYRLEWSAYLGAAHGFAGTAQAVLAARDLVDVDFVEFTRQVAKTARNLADTDGEYVNWRKIYGVEPLPNTSVERYAPRLQWCHGAPGFIVALNSIPLDLDSLFDELLLQAGELIWLAGPPRDDAGLCHGAAGNGWSFLKLYRRTGDGKWLDRARSFAMHALEGIERRRAAKDIPWFSFWTGDVGTAAYLGACVSAVTDLPMIDFLPSESATFSVRKRTLIRTLE; encoded by the coding sequence TTGAAGCCGTTGACGTTGTGGTCGCCAAATCGGCATGAGCCAGTCTCCACTACGCCGTGGAATGAGTCTGCGGCGCTCGACGCAGCCCGAACCATCGCGCGTGAGGCCATTGATGCATTTAGCGAGGCGGAACTCTGGCCGGCTCATCCCGATGACTTCGAAGATTCCGGTGCGGATCTCGGTCCTTTAACGTCGCTGTACAATGGTGCCGCCGGCGTCATCATGGGCCTGGCCGCACTACACTACACAGGCGCAGTTGACTTTGATCTCGGCCTCGCCGCGACGACGACGTATCGTTGCGCGAAGGCGGAGCTTGACCACAACCCATTTGCCAGAGGGTCCTACATGATCGGCATCGCCGGCCCGGCTTTGGTAGCGGCGGTCTACGCAGGCGATGATGGAGCTGCGGAAACGTTCTACGAAGACGCGGCTAACAACGTCGATCCCGAAGCCCGCGAGTTGTTCGCTGGTAGTCCGGGTCACTTGCACGCGGTTCGTTTTCTTTATGAACGTACCGGCGATGAGCGTTGGCGCAAACTTGCGTCGCGAATCGCTGCGGATCTTTTAAGCGACCTTGAGTTGTTTCCGGATGATTGCCGATTGTGGGTCCAACACATTTACCGGCTAGAGTGGTCGGCGTATCTCGGTGCCGCGCATGGTTTCGCTGGAACGGCTCAAGCAGTGCTAGCGGCCCGCGATTTAGTGGACGTCGATTTTGTTGAGTTTACCCGTCAGGTCGCTAAGACCGCTCGGAATCTCGCGGATACGGACGGCGAATATGTGAACTGGCGCAAGATCTACGGGGTCGAACCTTTGCCTAACACGTCCGTCGAGAGATATGCGCCGCGACTCCAGTGGTGTCATGGAGCGCCCGGCTTCATTGTTGCGCTGAACTCCATCCCACTGGACTTAGATTCGCTTTTTGATGAGTTGCTTCTCCAAGCTGGCGAATTGATCTGGTTGGCCGGTCCTCCCCGAGATGATGCCGGGCTTTGCCACGGCGCGGCTGGCAATGGTTGGTCTTTTCTGAAGCTCTACCGCCGCACCGGCGACGGGAAATGGCTCGACCGAGCACGATCTTTCGCGATGCACGCGTTGGAAGGCATCGAGCGGCGACGCGCGGCGAAAGACATACCGTGGTTCTCATTCTGGACAGGAGACGTCGGTACAGCCGCTTATTTGGGCGCCTGTGTCAGCGCGGTTACGGACCTCCCGATGATCGACTTTCTTCCAAGCGAGAGCGCCACATTTTCAGTCCGTAAACGCACCCTGATTCGTACCCTCGAATGA
- a CDS encoding YqiA/YcfP family alpha/beta fold hydrolase: MRAMPIMRREKAPIVSVSEALEIARDLGENVRVVGFSLGGLLAAWVAQRHAVEQVLAISPFLGIMGLSRIVTPAFSKVLGRMPNFFVWWDPIKRENLMPAHGYPRFATHAVAETLALAGDLLTVARTQAPRSPIILASNQGECCVNNRAIRCLTSVWRHHEGALVEHRSLRGLGFSHDIIEPLRIGSNTNRSYPFLRELLQA, translated from the coding sequence ATGCGCGCTATGCCCATTATGCGCAGAGAAAAAGCCCCGATTGTCAGCGTCAGTGAGGCTCTCGAAATCGCACGCGATTTGGGAGAGAACGTTCGCGTCGTTGGTTTTTCGCTCGGCGGATTGCTGGCCGCATGGGTCGCGCAACGTCACGCTGTAGAGCAGGTTTTGGCTATCTCCCCGTTTCTTGGGATCATGGGACTTTCGAGAATCGTCACGCCTGCGTTTTCGAAGGTGCTCGGGCGAATGCCAAACTTCTTTGTCTGGTGGGATCCGATCAAGCGCGAGAATCTAATGCCAGCCCACGGTTATCCTCGCTTCGCGACGCACGCGGTCGCTGAAACGCTAGCGCTCGCCGGAGATCTTTTGACGGTCGCGAGAACGCAGGCCCCTCGATCGCCGATTATACTGGCTTCAAATCAGGGAGAGTGTTGTGTCAATAATCGAGCTATCCGGTGCCTAACGTCGGTATGGCGTCATCATGAGGGTGCGCTTGTGGAACACCGCTCTCTAAGGGGGCTCGGATTCTCGCACGATATCATAGAGCCGCTGCGGATCGGGTCCAATACCAACCGAAGTTATCCATTTTTGCGCGAACTGCTTCAGGCATGA
- a CDS encoding VOC family protein produces MRVQLGAVWHFSLAVRDPEKSAQFWTENFDLQEMFRSGESIALTNDAIIIGFFKGVPHPDTIDHMSFNLDSMHALREALETLKKNGVELEDPDNEIGPAAPGSPHMGLWFHDPDGYRWELSVQNGARER; encoded by the coding sequence GTGAGAGTACAGCTTGGAGCAGTCTGGCATTTCAGCCTTGCGGTCAGAGACCCGGAGAAGAGCGCGCAGTTTTGGACCGAGAACTTCGATCTGCAGGAAATGTTCCGGTCCGGTGAGAGCATCGCGCTGACGAACGACGCGATTATCATCGGCTTCTTCAAAGGCGTACCACATCCGGACACGATCGACCACATGTCGTTTAACCTCGATAGTATGCACGCGCTGCGCGAAGCGCTCGAGACGTTGAAGAAAAACGGCGTAGAACTGGAAGATCCGGACAACGAGATCGGCCCTGCGGCGCCGGGCTCGCCGCATATGGGCCTGTGGTTCCACGATCCGGACGGGTATCGCTGGGAGCTCTCGGTTCAGAACGGTGCCCGCGAGCGCTAG
- a CDS encoding nuclear transport factor 2 family protein: MASPSRPPTPPTAQNALAADDRISRALLANDTTTLRHLLASDWIVVSANGSWVGRDDILQAIKAGIWTHTMVTTSKPRVRIYGVTALVTERAIVSGMSKHKPYVNVRECQTDVLVWKDGHWVSELLHESFSKSASSNC; encoded by the coding sequence CTGGCCTCGCCGTCGCGGCCACCGACGCCCCCGACGGCCCAGAATGCGCTTGCGGCGGACGACCGCATCTCCCGCGCGTTGCTAGCGAACGACACGACGACACTGCGTCACCTTCTCGCGAGCGATTGGATCGTCGTCAGCGCCAACGGGAGCTGGGTCGGTCGTGACGATATTCTCCAAGCAATCAAAGCAGGCATCTGGACGCATACGATGGTGACGACTTCGAAACCGCGCGTGCGCATCTACGGCGTGACCGCACTGGTGACGGAGCGCGCAATAGTCAGCGGCATGTCGAAGCACAAGCCCTACGTCAACGTTCGGGAGTGCCAAACCGACGTGCTGGTGTGGAAGGACGGCCATTGGGTTTCGGAGCTGCTACACGAGTCGTTCAGCAAATCCGCGTCATCGAATTGCTGA
- a CDS encoding sulfotransferase, producing MLLHARSLARLGMCDEAVTLSGIAVSLEPKNGQAHSFLGLSLAAARRYDEALMAFEHAESLSSDGDIAVYKARALLEMGMQNKAIADLEAVLSREPHLVSAMYIRAFASDFQLDDEHIAAMERALQSTQSLSFEDRVRLEFALGRSYLSKSDLPIAFVHLNLANKLKRSSIRYDVTTDESIVEDLIQRYSATTMSDWGGNACKSDIPIFVIGMPRSGTSLVEQILASHPLVFGAGELGFVASIAQRFGANGFEQLREMGERYVERASALASSATRIVDKMPLNFFHAGLIHLMLPRARIIHCRRDPVDTCLSAYVTLFEEHLEFTYDPDELSRFYRAYARLMAHWRTVLPPEQFLEIEYEKLTTEPENATRRLIDFCRLPWDDRCLLFYATDRPVRTASLTQVRRPMYTSSVGRGQEWLPYVPLDLEAP from the coding sequence ATGCTTCTGCACGCGAGATCTCTCGCAAGGCTGGGGATGTGCGATGAAGCGGTCACATTAAGCGGCATCGCCGTTTCGCTCGAACCTAAGAATGGTCAAGCGCATAGTTTTCTTGGTCTTTCACTCGCAGCCGCGCGACGCTATGACGAAGCCTTGATGGCGTTCGAACATGCAGAGTCGCTTTCGTCAGACGGCGACATCGCCGTGTACAAAGCGAGGGCGCTCCTTGAAATGGGAATGCAGAACAAGGCGATCGCTGATTTGGAGGCCGTCCTCAGCCGAGAACCACACCTCGTATCGGCAATGTATATACGAGCATTTGCCTCGGACTTTCAGTTAGACGATGAGCACATTGCTGCGATGGAACGAGCGCTGCAGTCGACACAATCGCTTTCCTTCGAGGATCGTGTGCGCTTAGAATTTGCGCTTGGCCGATCATATTTGTCGAAGAGCGACCTCCCTATCGCTTTTGTCCATCTCAATCTGGCCAATAAGCTGAAGCGCTCATCCATTCGGTACGACGTAACGACGGATGAATCCATAGTTGAAGACTTGATCCAACGCTACTCCGCAACGACTATGAGTGATTGGGGTGGCAACGCCTGCAAATCCGATATCCCCATCTTCGTCATTGGGATGCCTCGATCTGGGACAAGCCTCGTCGAGCAGATCCTCGCCTCGCATCCTCTTGTCTTCGGAGCGGGCGAGCTTGGTTTCGTTGCCTCCATCGCGCAACGGTTCGGAGCGAATGGCTTCGAGCAGCTCCGCGAAATGGGTGAAAGATACGTCGAACGCGCGTCGGCACTCGCGTCAAGCGCGACGCGGATCGTCGATAAGATGCCGCTTAACTTCTTTCACGCGGGCCTCATCCATCTAATGTTGCCTCGAGCTCGAATCATCCATTGCCGGCGTGACCCCGTTGACACATGCCTTTCTGCCTACGTTACATTGTTCGAAGAACACCTGGAGTTCACGTACGATCCAGATGAACTGTCGCGATTCTATCGTGCGTATGCACGACTCATGGCGCACTGGCGCACGGTGCTACCTCCCGAGCAATTTCTCGAAATCGAATATGAGAAACTTACCACGGAACCGGAAAATGCGACGCGACGCCTGATTGATTTTTGCCGTTTGCCCTGGGACGATCGCTGTCTGCTTTTCTATGCGACCGATCGTCCGGTGCGAACAGCGAGTCTTACTCAAGTGCGGCGACCGATGTATACGAGCAGCGTTGGACGGGGGCAAGAGTGGTTGCCGTACGTGCCTTTAGATTTGGAGGCTCCTTAG